From the Halalkalicoccus sp. CGA53 genome, one window contains:
- a CDS encoding helix-turn-helix transcriptional regulator, producing MKPSRSRSPVEDIAYLTRADHRVAALAASTVRPRSRSELVELTGVSSSTIRRTIREFEDRNWVRKVDYQYETTQLGAYIASGMVELIDRVETEQTLRDVWGWLPGEESGFTIEMVSDAAVTVAAADAPYAPVNRFVSLFEGSDRFRAVGFDVALLEPCRDELCRRLDDGMHADLIAPPRVANYIRSTRSEQFSTTFERGDLTIRLHDDLPSYGVCLFDDRVAISGYGPEGVTVRVLVDSDAPAVYEWAESTYTAYRRTTPTLPLDPIQE from the coding sequence ATGAAACCGAGTAGATCGAGATCGCCGGTCGAAGACATCGCGTACCTCACGCGGGCGGACCACCGGGTGGCGGCGCTCGCGGCGTCGACGGTCCGTCCCCGGAGCCGATCCGAACTGGTCGAGCTGACCGGCGTCTCCTCCTCGACGATCCGACGGACGATCCGCGAGTTCGAGGACCGAAACTGGGTTCGAAAGGTGGACTACCAGTACGAGACGACCCAGCTCGGGGCGTACATCGCCTCGGGGATGGTGGAGCTGATCGACCGCGTCGAGACCGAGCAGACGCTGCGGGACGTCTGGGGGTGGCTCCCGGGCGAGGAGAGCGGCTTCACGATCGAGATGGTCTCCGATGCGGCCGTGACGGTCGCCGCCGCCGACGCCCCGTACGCTCCGGTGAACCGGTTCGTCTCCCTGTTCGAGGGGTCGGATCGGTTCCGGGCCGTCGGGTTCGACGTGGCGCTGCTCGAGCCGTGCCGGGACGAACTCTGCCGGCGGCTCGACGACGGGATGCACGCGGACCTCATCGCCCCGCCCAGGGTCGCGAACTACATCCGCTCGACCCGTTCGGAGCAGTTCTCGACGACCTTCGAGAGGGGTGACCTCACGATCCGATTACACGACGACCTGCCCTCGTACGGGGTCTGTCTCTTCGACGACCGGGTCGCGATCAGCGGCTACGGCCCCGAGGGCGTGACCGTCCGCGTGCTCGTCGACAGCGACGCCCCAGCGGTGTACGAGTGGGCCGAGTCGACGTACACCGCCTACCGACGCACGACGCCGACGCTCCCGCTCGACCCGATCCAGGAGTGA
- a CDS encoding OsmC family protein, with translation MHGVELDRLDAFAERAAEHPDAITLGLGARSTYEGTCGHSLSKVDSYTLGDEVIVRETRDYTIPYGGCKELLDAGGWIGATDRMDPIEGALAALAACINVGITVNAVANGVDVEGLQTRVRTEVDPRVLFSLADLTEADGVFENLTVEIEIEGEALEKDLVDEWARRAPVYTLVSLAQDVEVTITTPTEVAGANPRGDRE, from the coding sequence ATGCACGGTGTCGAGCTCGACCGACTCGACGCCTTCGCCGAACGCGCGGCCGAACACCCCGACGCGATCACGCTCGGTCTCGGAGCCCGCTCGACGTACGAGGGGACTTGCGGCCACAGCCTGTCAAAGGTCGACAGCTACACGCTCGGTGACGAGGTGATCGTGCGCGAGACCCGCGACTACACGATCCCGTACGGCGGCTGTAAGGAGCTGCTCGACGCCGGTGGGTGGATCGGTGCGACCGACCGGATGGATCCGATCGAGGGCGCGTTGGCCGCGCTCGCCGCCTGTATCAACGTCGGGATCACGGTCAACGCCGTCGCGAACGGCGTCGACGTCGAGGGGCTCCAGACGCGGGTCCGGACCGAGGTCGATCCCCGCGTCCTCTTCAGCCTCGCTGACCTCACCGAGGCCGACGGCGTCTTCGAGAACCTGACGGTCGAGATCGAGATCGAGGGCGAGGCGCTCGAGAAGGACCTCGTCGACGAGTGGGCGCGGCGGGCGCCCGTCTACACGCTCGTCTCGCTCGCCCAGGACGTCGAGGTGACGATCACCACCCCCACCGAGGTGGCGGGTGCGAACCCGCGAGGGGATCGAGAATAA
- a CDS encoding riboflavin synthase, whose translation MFTGIVEERGVVREVTHDEGERRLWIDCSFADALREGESVSVNGACLTVERTDAAGFSVFLATETVERTYLGEVEEGEEVNLERAMTAGGRFDGHVVQGHVDATARVESVERVGEDWRFSFSLPAALARYVVEKGSITVDGISLTVADLGTETFSVAIVPTTYEVTTLSAKSAGDPVHLEVDVIAKYVESVTEPYADGPATVDR comes from the coding sequence ATGTTCACCGGGATCGTCGAGGAGCGGGGCGTGGTGCGCGAGGTCACCCACGACGAGGGTGAGAGACGCCTCTGGATCGACTGCTCGTTCGCCGACGCGCTCCGTGAGGGCGAGAGCGTGAGCGTGAACGGGGCGTGTCTCACCGTCGAGCGAACGGACGCCGCGGGCTTTTCCGTGTTCCTCGCGACCGAGACGGTCGAGCGGACCTATCTCGGGGAGGTCGAAGAGGGCGAGGAAGTGAACCTCGAACGGGCGATGACTGCCGGGGGACGGTTCGACGGCCACGTGGTCCAGGGTCACGTCGACGCGACCGCTCGCGTCGAGTCGGTCGAGCGGGTGGGCGAGGACTGGCGGTTTTCCTTCTCGCTGCCCGCGGCACTCGCACGCTACGTCGTCGAGAAGGGCTCGATCACGGTCGACGGTATCAGCCTCACGGTCGCCGATCTCGGCACCGAGACGTTCTCCGTGGCGATCGTCCCGACGACCTACGAGGTGACGACGCTGTCGGCGAAGTCGGCGGGCGATCCGGTCCACCTCGAAGTGGACGTGATCGCGAAGTACGTCGAATCCGTGACCGAACCGTACGCCGACGGACCGGCGACCGTCGACCGGTGA
- a CDS encoding polysaccharide deacetylase family protein, with translation MTGQERGRTRRGFLRTTGAGAAGLAWAAHAPRASATGEAAGLLVLVYDDSPAEDYTKTFRVHREYDVPGCIAACPGLMEDGSGEWLSPGQLREIHAEGWEVMSHTNHHRLLGEVPLEGSVEAGETRIPVRSDLQGRFSGDPLVFIDGDSRVEATAAGREREDDDERFLLVEEGLPESLSSEAVVRYTDAFTEEVLAGSQSTLEGWLEDQGGRVDGYVHTYDWVEGVRNVVPSVYDATPNGRPGRGPFNPDLDPDPLSLTRGYVETDSMDDDRVLAVLDTIATDPDFGVLAGHSNHETLPEERIRFVIEEALERDIEIVTLQEALHRLGVLEARDERIRAGIDVEFGAEEATPTPTPAGEESDAEDDAPASDDGTPDGGGEDVTGEEGGTRSLWERLVEFLRSLFGL, from the coding sequence ATGACCGGACAGGAGAGAGGACGGACCCGGCGGGGGTTCCTCCGGACGACCGGGGCGGGGGCGGCGGGGCTCGCGTGGGCGGCCCACGCGCCGCGGGCATCGGCGACCGGGGAGGCGGCGGGCCTGCTGGTCCTCGTCTACGACGACAGCCCGGCCGAGGACTACACGAAGACGTTTCGGGTCCACCGGGAGTACGACGTCCCGGGCTGTATCGCTGCCTGCCCGGGGTTGATGGAGGACGGTTCGGGCGAGTGGCTCTCGCCGGGACAGCTCCGGGAGATCCACGCGGAGGGCTGGGAGGTGATGAGCCACACGAACCACCACCGGCTGCTCGGTGAGGTACCGCTCGAGGGGAGCGTCGAGGCCGGCGAGACGCGGATCCCGGTCAGGAGCGACCTCCAGGGACGCTTTTCGGGCGACCCGCTCGTCTTCATCGACGGCGACAGCCGGGTCGAGGCGACCGCCGCGGGCCGCGAGCGCGAGGACGACGACGAGCGGTTTCTCCTCGTAGAGGAGGGCCTCCCCGAGTCGCTCTCCTCGGAGGCGGTCGTCCGCTACACCGACGCGTTCACCGAGGAGGTGCTCGCCGGGTCACAGTCGACGCTAGAGGGCTGGCTGGAGGACCAGGGCGGGCGGGTCGACGGCTACGTCCACACCTACGACTGGGTTGAGGGCGTCAGGAACGTCGTCCCGTCGGTCTACGACGCCACGCCGAACGGCCGGCCCGGTCGCGGGCCGTTCAACCCCGATCTCGACCCGGACCCGCTCTCGCTGACCCGGGGATACGTGGAGACCGACTCGATGGACGACGATCGGGTGCTCGCGGTGCTCGATACGATCGCGACCGATCCGGACTTCGGCGTCCTCGCCGGTCACTCGAACCACGAGACGCTCCCCGAAGAGCGCATCCGCTTCGTCATCGAGGAGGCGCTCGAACGCGACATCGAGATCGTCACCCTCCAGGAGGCGCTGCACCGCCTCGGCGTGCTCGAAGCGCGCGACGAACGCATCAGGGCGGGGATCGACGTCGAGTTCGGCGCGGAGGAGGCCACGCCGACGCCCACACCGGCGGGCGAGGAATCGGACGCCGAGGACGACGCTCCCGCGTCGGACGACGGGACGCCCGACGGGGGCGGCGAGGACGTGACGGGCGAGGAGGGGGGGACACGGAGCCTCTGGGAGCGGCTCGTCGAGTTCCTCCGTTCGCTGTTCGGGCTCTGA
- a CDS encoding DUF7533 family protein, with translation MNSPGLLTLIQLASGLVFAIPLAIIGVEFLGGGQPLLGLGFLSLAAVMLVLPEYLTRKVGGPRDWIRRRLPGRSREE, from the coding sequence ATGAACTCGCCCGGGCTGCTCACGCTGATACAACTCGCCTCGGGGCTGGTCTTCGCCATCCCGCTGGCGATCATCGGCGTCGAGTTCCTCGGCGGGGGTCAGCCGCTTCTGGGTCTCGGCTTCCTCTCGCTCGCGGCGGTGATGCTCGTCCTCCCGGAGTACCTCACGCGCAAGGTCGGCGGCCCGCGCGACTGGATTAGGCGTCGGCTCCCGGGTCGCTCCCGGGAGGAGTAG
- a CDS encoding helix-turn-helix transcriptional regulator produces MDSVIDDIEFIASSRHRVGVLDALAERGCDRDGLRATTGASSPTMGRVLGSFEDRRWIERIGPRYELTPLGAFVAERFSELREAMETERKLRDVWRWLPREMEGFSVELFADAVVAYPGPGYPYEPVERVIQLVEESDSMCGLGTTVFKSIANEAVCLAVLDGMAFEYVYPPDVLAATVAWNPEMVERATSRDHCTVLVHDDLPDRERCGIGIFDHRVGICCHDADSRALLAWIDTDAPEAREWALSVFERYRDEARPADEAATATPIPEGFTVP; encoded by the coding sequence ATGGATTCGGTGATCGACGATATCGAGTTCATCGCCAGCTCGAGACACCGCGTCGGCGTGCTCGACGCGCTCGCGGAACGGGGTTGTGACCGGGACGGCCTGCGTGCGACGACGGGGGCGTCCTCGCCCACCATGGGACGCGTTCTGGGCAGTTTCGAGGATCGGCGCTGGATCGAACGGATCGGTCCGAGGTACGAGCTGACGCCGCTGGGGGCGTTCGTCGCCGAGCGCTTTTCTGAGCTGCGCGAGGCGATGGAGACCGAGCGGAAACTGCGCGACGTCTGGCGGTGGCTCCCCCGCGAGATGGAAGGCTTTTCGGTGGAGCTGTTCGCGGACGCCGTCGTCGCCTACCCGGGACCGGGCTACCCGTACGAGCCCGTCGAACGGGTGATCCAGCTCGTCGAGGAGAGCGACTCGATGTGTGGGCTGGGGACGACGGTGTTCAAGTCGATCGCCAACGAGGCGGTCTGTCTGGCGGTGCTCGACGGGATGGCGTTCGAGTACGTCTACCCCCCGGACGTGCTGGCGGCGACCGTCGCCTGGAACCCCGAGATGGTCGAGCGGGCGACCTCCCGGGACCACTGCACCGTCCTGGTCCACGACGACCTGCCCGACAGGGAGCGCTGTGGCATCGGCATCTTCGACCACCGGGTGGGAATCTGCTGTCACGACGCGGACTCCAGAGCGCTCCTGGCGTGGATCGACACCGACGCACCCGAGGCCCGGGAGTGGGCGCTCTCGGTCTTCGAACGCTATCGCGACGAGGCACGACCGGCCGACGAGGCCGCCACGGCGACGCCGATCCCCGAGGGGTTCACCGTCCCGTGA
- a CDS encoding DUF4242 domain-containing protein: protein MTETELEDYLILRNLDEPLPRHEFESAAEHAVGVVQQLADEGVGIRWLKSDVRTRTDGSVTGTFCHYQAESEKALYEHAERVGLPVTRIDLRGETIENGAG from the coding sequence ATGACCGAAACCGAACTGGAGGACTACCTGATCCTCCGCAACCTGGACGAACCACTTCCCAGACACGAGTTCGAATCCGCTGCCGAACACGCCGTCGGGGTCGTACAGCAACTCGCCGACGAGGGTGTCGGTATCCGGTGGCTGAAGTCGGACGTGCGAACTCGAACCGACGGATCGGTCACGGGGACGTTCTGTCACTACCAGGCGGAGAGCGAAAAGGCGCTGTACGAACACGCAGAGCGTGTGGGGCTTCCGGTGACCCGGATCGACCTCCGCGGCGAGACGATCGAAAACGGGGCCGGGTGA
- a CDS encoding DUF3303 family protein, translating to MTHSTENCWAREENEGKATEWIGGMEETAADADVEVHGAYVCPNEHTFYFVLEADSFEGVTAFLGPPLLTDHDAHVAPVVSFAEAERAVR from the coding sequence ATGACACACAGCACGGAGAACTGCTGGGCACGGGAGGAGAACGAGGGGAAAGCCACGGAGTGGATCGGTGGAATGGAGGAGACGGCGGCCGACGCCGACGTCGAGGTACACGGGGCGTACGTCTGCCCGAACGAGCACACGTTCTACTTCGTGCTGGAAGCCGACTCCTTCGAAGGAGTCACCGCGTTCCTCGGACCACCCCTGCTCACCGACCACGACGCCCACGTCGCACCCGTCGTCTCGTTCGCGGAGGCCGAGCGTGCCGTGCGGTGA
- a CDS encoding class I SAM-dependent methyltransferase: protein MTDDGGVADYTEVTDRQRETWSTGDFNEVARQNIVMAEALCEAVDPRPGQRVLDVACGSGTAALVAARRYCEVTGVDYVPGLIERARARAAAAGLDAEFHVGDAQELPFPDDSFDAVLSVYGVQFAPDQERAASELLRVCRPGGTIGLAGPIPEGWSGDFFAAHAEYVPPPPGVEPPHRWGTDDGLGELLGAGVRSIENDRRTALQYYRSVDHAVEVFGTYFGPTVRALEAIDAEAGERLRADLAAVFDRYNRATDGTAVVENRYLQTVAVRA, encoded by the coding sequence ATGACCGACGACGGAGGAGTAGCCGACTACACCGAGGTGACCGACCGGCAGCGAGAGACTTGGTCGACCGGCGACTTCAACGAGGTCGCCAGACAGAACATCGTCATGGCCGAGGCGCTCTGCGAGGCGGTCGACCCGCGCCCGGGCCAGCGCGTGCTGGACGTGGCCTGTGGCAGCGGAACGGCAGCGCTCGTCGCGGCGCGGCGGTACTGCGAGGTGACGGGCGTCGACTACGTCCCCGGACTGATCGAGCGCGCACGGGCCCGGGCGGCCGCCGCGGGCCTCGACGCGGAGTTCCACGTCGGGGACGCCCAGGAGCTACCGTTTCCCGACGACAGCTTCGACGCGGTGCTCTCGGTCTACGGCGTGCAGTTCGCGCCGGACCAGGAGCGGGCGGCGAGCGAACTGCTCCGAGTCTGTCGTCCGGGCGGGACGATCGGGCTCGCCGGTCCGATCCCCGAGGGCTGGAGCGGGGACTTCTTCGCCGCCCACGCCGAGTACGTCCCGCCGCCACCCGGCGTCGAACCGCCCCACCGGTGGGGAACGGACGACGGACTCGGCGAACTGCTCGGTGCGGGCGTTCGTTCGATCGAGAACGACCGACGGACGGCGCTGCAGTACTACCGGTCGGTCGACCACGCCGTGGAGGTGTTCGGCACGTACTTCGGACCGACGGTCAGGGCGCTCGAGGCGATCGACGCGGAGGCAGGCGAGCGCCTCCGCGCGGATCTCGCGGCCGTCTTCGACCGGTACAACCGCGCGACCGACGGGACCGCGGTCGTCGAGAACCGGTACCTCCAGACCGTCGCGGTCCGTGCGTGA
- a CDS encoding M24 family metallopeptidase: MAGRLRTDYEPIAAELAERDADAFVHVGDRFDDDLRYLTRFSGPDRAYAFVYREDEAFLPAPALFAEQAERDFPGTVLPAGDGPRKTASERAADLLEPDSTVLVPAHVPHETAVRLERAGHDLASTTVVDGMRAVKSDAEIDRLRAVQTATVEGMRRAETVLAEAVVEGDGVRWAGETLTTERLRREVNATFAAEGLTDAGNTVIGAGPSCADLHFTGNDTIVPGETVLLDLSPRGPDGYYGDCSRTFVVESEGGWERRAHVAVERAQDAAFDALSSGAGTPANEVHREAAAEIGAYGFSPTGEPGFTHGIGHGVGVSLHEAPSMRSSEPLEPGMVLTVEPGVYDGTIGGVRIEDLVLVTEDGYELLGEYHRSLVPRLE, translated from the coding sequence ATGGCCGGGCGGCTGCGCACCGACTACGAGCCGATCGCCGCGGAACTGGCCGAACGCGACGCAGACGCGTTCGTTCACGTCGGTGACCGCTTCGACGACGATCTGCGGTACCTCACGCGGTTTTCCGGGCCAGACAGGGCCTACGCGTTCGTCTATCGGGAGGACGAGGCCTTCCTCCCTGCGCCCGCGCTGTTCGCCGAGCAGGCAGAACGCGACTTCCCGGGGACCGTACTCCCGGCGGGAGACGGCCCACGGAAGACCGCGAGCGAGCGCGCCGCGGACCTCCTCGAACCCGACTCGACCGTGCTCGTTCCGGCGCACGTCCCGCACGAAACGGCGGTCCGCCTCGAACGCGCCGGTCACGACCTCGCCTCGACGACCGTCGTGGACGGGATGCGTGCGGTGAAGAGCGACGCCGAGATCGACCGCCTGAGAGCCGTTCAGACAGCGACGGTCGAGGGGATGCGCCGCGCGGAGACGGTGCTGGCGGAGGCGGTCGTCGAGGGCGACGGCGTGCGGTGGGCGGGCGAGACGCTCACGACCGAACGGCTCAGACGGGAGGTGAACGCGACGTTCGCAGCCGAGGGCCTGACGGACGCGGGCAACACCGTGATCGGTGCGGGGCCCTCGTGTGCCGACCTCCACTTCACCGGCAACGACACGATCGTGCCGGGCGAGACGGTTCTTCTCGACCTCTCGCCACGCGGTCCGGACGGCTACTACGGCGACTGCTCGCGCACGTTCGTCGTCGAGAGCGAGGGCGGCTGGGAGCGCCGGGCGCACGTCGCGGTCGAACGCGCACAGGACGCCGCCTTCGACGCCCTCTCCAGTGGGGCGGGAACGCCCGCGAACGAGGTCCATCGCGAGGCCGCGGCGGAGATCGGCGCGTACGGCTTCTCCCCGACCGGCGAGCCGGGGTTCACCCACGGGATCGGTCACGGCGTGGGTGTGAGCCTCCACGAGGCACCGTCGATGCGATCCTCGGAGCCCCTCGAACCCGGGATGGTCCTCACGGTCGAACCCGGCGTCTACGACGGCACGATCGGCGGCGTCCGGATCGAGGACCTCGTACTCGTCACCGAGGATGGCTACGAGCTCCTCGGCGAGTACCACCGATCGCTCGTCCCCCGGTTGGAGTGA
- a CDS encoding ATP-dependent helicase — MTDSHVTRLFGGPGTGKTTALLDRVDEILEEDVAVNDILVVSYTRAAAAEIRERLAERLDVSPRSLQGNVCTMHAKAYELLDLSRGDVVGEKDKKEFCEAYGLEYQDEYEGAHRRTARSTALGNKVIATSQWLQRTSREVADWYDVPFQWDIETVRLPPELDPNSLEGNKYTPTWPSSDDRLDIPEAIRGWRAHKGNEGLVGFADMLERVKQRSLVPNVDYLVIDEFQDITTLQYDVYEEWKPHMKRVLIAGDDDQVVYAWQGADPSLLLEEEGEDVILDTSYRLPSRVLDVVQTEVRHIEVRQEKNLKPRKEGGIVEAVENPSMLDLVRNVRGTINSTPDETVMVLFRARYQMFGFIDEFIGEGMPFKILTDQRMWTDRLSAYVSGVEKLDEGEAVNGLEARRLADMFADSAFGTNDRDDLFTLIDDRKEAEGADDLTEIEVTPEEIKSRVPFLPDPASAADMSRKITSFQRKSMEAYFRGSHADMDPNRVRIGTIHSAKGREADHVFVATDLTEKVVEQMAATVDQQGIEVEGEFTRTTNPVPVLTDNERRVFYVGMSRARERLVLLQNLVDGAPTLPIDVLLRNRPTGEEPTELIAELTGEAEAPRAD, encoded by the coding sequence ATGACCGACTCTCACGTCACCCGGCTGTTCGGCGGCCCGGGCACCGGGAAGACGACGGCGCTCTTAGACCGCGTGGACGAGATCCTAGAGGAGGACGTCGCGGTCAACGACATCCTCGTCGTCTCCTACACCAGGGCGGCCGCCGCGGAGATCAGGGAACGGCTCGCCGAACGGCTCGACGTCTCGCCGCGCTCGCTCCAGGGCAACGTCTGTACGATGCACGCGAAGGCGTACGAGCTGCTCGACCTCTCGCGCGGCGACGTCGTCGGCGAGAAGGACAAAAAGGAGTTCTGTGAGGCCTACGGGCTGGAGTACCAGGACGAGTACGAGGGCGCACACCGCCGGACGGCCCGCTCGACCGCGCTCGGCAACAAGGTGATCGCGACGAGCCAGTGGCTCCAGCGCACCAGCAGGGAGGTCGCCGACTGGTACGACGTCCCGTTCCAGTGGGACATCGAGACGGTGCGGCTCCCTCCGGAGCTCGACCCGAACTCGCTGGAGGGGAACAAGTACACCCCCACGTGGCCCTCCTCTGATGACCGACTCGACATCCCCGAGGCGATCCGCGGCTGGCGGGCGCACAAGGGCAACGAGGGGCTCGTCGGCTTCGCCGACATGTTAGAGCGCGTAAAGCAGCGCTCGCTCGTCCCGAACGTCGACTACCTCGTGATCGACGAGTTCCAGGACATCACGACACTCCAGTACGACGTCTACGAGGAGTGGAAACCCCACATGAAGCGGGTGCTGATCGCCGGTGACGACGACCAGGTCGTCTACGCCTGGCAGGGCGCCGATCCGTCCTTACTGCTCGAAGAGGAGGGCGAGGACGTCATCCTCGACACCTCCTACCGGCTCCCCTCCCGGGTGCTCGACGTGGTCCAGACCGAGGTGCGTCACATCGAGGTCCGCCAGGAGAAGAACCTCAAACCGCGAAAGGAGGGCGGGATCGTCGAGGCGGTCGAGAACCCCTCGATGCTCGACCTGGTCAGGAACGTGCGGGGGACGATAAACTCCACGCCCGACGAGACGGTGATGGTGCTGTTCAGGGCGCGCTATCAGATGTTCGGCTTCATCGACGAGTTCATCGGCGAGGGGATGCCCTTCAAGATCCTCACCGACCAGCGGATGTGGACCGACCGCCTCTCGGCGTACGTGAGCGGCGTCGAGAAACTGGACGAGGGCGAGGCGGTGAACGGCCTCGAAGCGAGACGGCTCGCCGATATGTTCGCCGACAGCGCGTTCGGGACGAACGACCGCGACGACCTGTTCACCCTGATCGACGACCGGAAGGAGGCCGAGGGTGCGGACGACCTCACCGAGATCGAGGTCACGCCCGAGGAGATCAAGAGTCGCGTCCCCTTCCTGCCCGACCCCGCCTCGGCGGCGGACATGTCCCGGAAGATCACGAGCTTCCAGCGAAAAAGCATGGAGGCGTACTTCCGTGGCTCGCACGCCGACATGGACCCGAACCGAGTGAGAATAGGAACGATCCACTCCGCGAAGGGGCGCGAGGCCGACCACGTCTTCGTCGCGACCGATTTGACCGAAAAAGTCGTCGAGCAGATGGCCGCGACGGTCGACCAGCAGGGGATCGAGGTCGAGGGTGAGTTCACCCGGACGACGAACCCGGTACCCGTGCTCACCGACAACGAGCGCCGGGTGTTCTACGTCGGGATGAGCCGGGCACGCGAGCGACTCGTCCTGCTCCAGAACCTCGTCGACGGCGCGCCGACGCTCCCGATCGACGTGCTGCTCAGGAACCGCCCGACTGGCGAGGAGCCGACCGAACTCATCGCCGAACTCACCGGCGAGGCCGAGGCACCCAGAGCGGATTAG
- a CDS encoding HVO_0416 family zinc finger protein: protein MASAQHDDLFDQFLTQRGHETGPAGWVTEYNKKQCPECGGLHDRSATECGVCGWHPR, encoded by the coding sequence ATGGCCTCCGCACAGCACGACGACCTGTTCGACCAGTTCCTCACCCAGCGTGGACACGAGACCGGTCCGGCGGGCTGGGTGACCGAGTACAACAAAAAGCAGTGTCCGGAGTGTGGTGGGCTTCACGATCGATCCGCGACCGAGTGCGGGGTCTGCGGCTGGCATCCTCGGTAA
- a CDS encoding helix-turn-helix domain-containing protein produces the protein MGCMRGEESKERGVSESTIAVASVPAEAAVLEGTLRSVKDVRFELETVVASGSDAPIPLIWAFSDDLDTVEAALDDDETIESYDRLSDGTGRRLYRMKWVRGAEAIEHLLDDAGIILDAYTRDHDWCVRLLFEERSALSDAVQRCESSGIDLSVEMIKDVSIDSEEPHTLTDGQRVTLSAAYENGYYDVPRAVTLSELSEELGISHQSLSERLRRAHRAVIEELVHEGTVESTVASTDSPRTITSD, from the coding sequence ATGGGGTGTATGCGCGGAGAGGAGAGCAAGGAGCGCGGCGTATCGGAGAGTACGATCGCGGTCGCGTCCGTTCCGGCGGAGGCGGCGGTGCTGGAGGGGACGCTACGTTCGGTGAAGGACGTTCGATTCGAACTCGAGACGGTCGTCGCGAGCGGGAGCGACGCGCCGATCCCGTTGATCTGGGCGTTCTCGGACGACCTCGACACGGTCGAGGCCGCACTCGACGACGACGAGACGATCGAGAGCTACGACCGGCTGAGCGACGGCACGGGCCGTCGACTCTACCGGATGAAGTGGGTGCGAGGGGCCGAGGCGATCGAGCACCTGCTGGACGATGCGGGGATCATCCTCGACGCCTACACGCGGGATCACGACTGGTGTGTCAGGCTCCTGTTCGAGGAGCGCTCGGCGCTCTCGGATGCGGTACAGCGGTGTGAGTCGTCCGGGATCGACCTCTCGGTCGAGATGATCAAGGACGTCTCGATCGACTCGGAGGAGCCACACACCCTCACCGACGGCCAGCGGGTGACGCTCTCTGCGGCCTACGAGAACGGCTACTACGACGTCCCACGTGCGGTCACGCTGAGCGAACTCTCGGAGGAGCTCGGCATCAGCCACCAGTCGCTCTCCGAGCGTCTGCGCCGGGCACACCGGGCCGTGATCGAGGAGCTGGTCCACGAGGGAACCGTCGAATCGACCGTCGCGAGCACCGACAGCCCACGGACGATCACGAGCGACTGA